CGCCCGACCCAAGTTGGTTTTATGTGGTGGTCTCGCTTGCCCGGCCGTTAGCCGAGCTTCGTTGCTTTGCTATTCGTGATGGGATGGTAACTGAGTTGATGATCGGCGAGCCAGAGCCGTCTGGGGGGCTTGTTTCGTGACGGTGCCCTGGTTGGCTCGCGATCTGATCGCTGAGGCAGCCGGCCATCTCGATGAGCCGGTCGCTGACTATTTCTTCGGTGCAGCCGACCGCGGAAGGTTGATGCACAGGAACTATCAGAGCTGGCAGCGATTCTCGATAGCACCCTCCTATCTCAGCCGTCCACCACGGGCCACGAGTAGAACTAGCTTTCTTGGCCGTCACCTCGACACCCCACTGGTGGTGGCCCCAATCGCCTTTCAGTCGATACTCGATCCCGCTGGCGAGCCTGGTCTAGCCTTCGCTGCCGGGGTCGCTGGTTTCGGGTACACGATCTCGACGCGCTCTAGTCGCAGGTTGTCGGCGATCTCAGACGCTTTTGAGCTCGGCCAGCGTATTGATGCTGCCGAGATCGATGGACTAGATGAGGATCATCGGATACTTCTTGAGAGCTTTGCCGGTCAACGCCATGGAGAGCTCTGGTTGCAGGTATATCAGACCAAGGATCATGACTTTGTCGGCCAACTTCTCGATACCGGAGCCGAGGTGGGGGTAAAAGCGGCTGCCTTGACTATCGACACCCCGTATTTGGGAGCTCGTTACCGTGATAGTGTACATGGTTTCTCGCCGGTGGATCGACTCAAAGAGGTACTCGCCGTCGAGGACCAAGATGGTCCTGCCTTTGGGGATGGCTTCTCGAGCGCGGCGATCGCGCAAGCCATCGAGCTCGATGTCGATGGGTTTATTCGCGATTGTGAGCAACGTGGAATTGACCCGATGTTCAAAGGAGTCCTTTCGACCCCAGATTGGGGCGCGATGCACAAGTTAGTGACTTTGTCGTCGGTCACTCCTTGGATATCGAACCATGGTGGCAGGCAGAGCGATCTTCTTCCAACGACTGCTGAGGCACTGTCCCTGCTTCGAGGTTCCCTTGCTGGGGGCGAATGCATCGTAGATGGTGGCATTGGGGATCCGACAGATGCAATCTGTGCACTTGCTCTCGGAGCTAGAGTGGTGGCTATCGGGCGCCCGCTCATGGCTGCCTATGCGCTCGGAGGTGTGCGGGCCGCTACTGAGTACTTGATTGAGTTTCGTCATCAACTAGTTCGTCAGTTGGCTATTCTCGGCTATGAAAGCCCACGACAGATTGACCCGAGAGCGGTTCAGCTTCGGTTGGAGCAGGGGCGCAGCTCAGATGTTTGAGCAGGCGAGTTCTGACGTTACTGGTGGAGACTCAGCCACAGAGGTGATCGCTGTCTTTGACTCTGGTTTCGGAGGACTGAACATTCTTGAGGCGCTTCGTGATCTCTTGCCATTCGAGCACTTTATATATCTTGGTGATTCGAAGCGCTCTCCTTATGGAGATCGCGATCCAAGTGATGTTACTCAATTCTCGCTCGAGATCCTCAGGTATCTACAGGCTAACTACCGACTTAAGCTGGTGGTTGTCGCGTGCAATACGGCGTCTGCCATCGCACTTGAAAGACTCAAAGCCGAGAGTGAGGTGCCTATCGTCGGTGTTATTGACGCAGCCGTTCGAGCTATTTCGCGAGCTACTCAGAACTCTCGCGTGGGGGTGGTTGGCACGGTTGCTACCATCGGCTCCGGTGTCTATCAACGACGGCTTGCAGGACAAGCAGTTACAGCCGTCGCCTGCCCTGGCGTCGTTGAGTATGTAGAGGCTGGTGCACTAGACGATCCGAGATTGATGGAACTTCTGCAGTCGCTCATGGGGCCGATCAAGGAGGCTGAGGTGGATACCTTGCTTCTTGCCTGCACCCACTATCCCTATCTTGGCGCTCAGTTCCGTGAGGTGCTTGGAGAGGGAGTAGTGTTGATCTCCAGTGGCGAGGAGACCGCTTTCGAGGTTCGAGAACTCTTGGTTGACACCGAACCTACCGAGAACAATCCGGAGATCAGAGGGAAGGTCGAGTTTTTGTGCACTGGATCTGTCGTTGACTTTCTCGAGGTGGGAAGGCGACTCTTCCATGGTGACTTGGAGTCGGTGCACCATATCGAGGTTGGGGCACAAGAGACCACTATGGTCGAACAGGGTGCTAGCAGTTGGAGCCAGGTTGGCCCCAGAGAAGAAAAGGAGCGTGTAAGTGGCCAAGCGTCATGACCAACGAGATCCGTCACAGCTACGTGAGGTGGCCGTTACCCTTGACTACACCGAGATGGCACTTGCTTCGTGCCTCATCGAGGTTGGGAAGACCAGAGTGCTCTGTAGCGTCTCGGCTGAGGATCGTGTCCCCCCTTGGCTTCGCGGCAAGGGATCAGGATGGGTGACTGCAGAGTATGCCATGCTGCCAGCGGCGACCCGCGAACGAACTCCACGTGAGGCGGTACGCGGTAAACAGGGAGGAAGAACGGTGGAGATTCAGCGTCTGATCGGACGCTCTCTTCGATCCTCTGTTGACCTGAAGCGGATGGGTGAGATAGAACTAGTTGTCGATTGTGATGTTATTCAGGCGGATGGTGGTACTCGCACCGCCTCTATCACCGGTGCGTCTTTGGCGCTTCGATTAGCGCTAGCACGACTGGAGAAGGCAGGTAGGGTGCGAGCAGGGGTCATCACCAGCGCGCTCGCCGCGGTATCGGTGGGTATCGTTGATGGTCAGCCGGTCCTTGACCTTGACTACCCTGAGGACTCTTCTGCAGAGGTAGACATGAATGTTGTCATGAATCAAAAGGGTGAGTACGTTGAGATTCAGGGGACAGCCGAGGGTGCACCCTTCTCCAAGGTCCAGCTAGTAGACCTTCTCAAGCTCGCCGAGTCTGGGATTGGACAGCTGCTCAGCCTTGGTGATCAGATACTCGCCGAGCATGCTCAGTAGACGGATAGATCGATGCCGGTGGTTGTACTAGGCCTGGTCACCAGCAACCAGGACAAGTTGGCCGAGATTGCGGCGATGCTCCCGAAGGGGTTTCGAGTCCAGCGCCTTGATCTAGGGGAGGTTGATGAGACCGGAGCCAGCTTCGAGGAGAACGCGGAGTTAAAGGCGATCGCAGGTCTTATGCAATCTAGTGTCGCCTTGGGGGAGGATTCTGGACTCGAGGTTGAGGCGCTACACGGCGCTCCAGGCGTATACTCCAAACGGTACGCAGAGACAGATGTTGCTCGGGTTCGGCGGCTTCTCACAGAGTTGCGTGATGTCGAGGATAGGCGGGCACGGTTTGTGACGGTCATCGCCATGGCACAACGAAGAGGGGTGACCCAATTTTTCCGTGGAGAGGTGGAGGGGCGTATAGCGCGAGAGCCACGCGGTACCCATGGTTTTGGCTATGACCCAGTCTTTGTTCCCAACGAGGGTGATGGGCGTACCTTCGCTCAGATGACTCAGGAAGAGAAGGGAAGCATTTCGCACCGTGGTCGCGCGCTTGCATCGCTTGTAGCCAACGTTGATGCTCTTGTTGATCTCCGCGAGGAGTAGCCGGTTGTGCTCGGACCCCCTCGCGAACGAGCATATGAATCCTGATTGACTGGCCAGTGGTGTGTCTAGTAATCGCTGCAAGTAGCAGTCGAGCAGGCCAAACGGCGCGCTGATGAGGCTGCACTACTCGTTGTGCGGGCGGGGAGACTCGAACTCCCACGTCTCTCGACACGAGGACCTAAACCTCGCGCGTCTGCCAATTTCGCCACGCCCGCTTTGTTGGTGATCCTAGCGGATAAAAAGGGGTATTGGTTCCTTGGAGGCATAAGGATAAGTCGGCTTACCTTGTCTGAGTGAACTTTGGCGGTAGCTCGTCCGATTAGCCTAGATCCCATGGATCACACTGACCTTACTGCCGGTTCTGTTGCTGACTTGAAGGATGCCGCTAACGCCGATCGGGGTGGCGACGTCTACCAGCAGCTGTTGAAGGAGCGCATCGTTTTCTTGGGGTCGGAGGTCAACCAGCTCACGGCGAACGCGATCTGTGCGCAGCTGTTGCTCCTCGCTGCCGAAGATGCAGATCGAGATGTCTCTTTTATCATCAATTCTCCTGGTGGGTCGATCTATGACGGTCTCGCCATCTATGACACCATGCAGTATGTGAGCTGCGATGTCTCAACGATCACTATCGGTATGGCGGCGTCAATGGGGCAGTTCCTGCTTTGCGCTGGTGCGCATGGCAAGCGATTTGCGTTGCCACATGCCCGCATTCTCATGCATCAGCCGTTAGCCCAAATGCAGGGCCAGGCAGCCGATATTGCTATACAGGCGGAGCAGATCATGTACCTAAAGCGGCAGCTAGCGGAGCGGATCTCCTTCCATACCGGTCAGCCGGTTGAGAAGATTCAAGCTGATTCCGAACGAGATCGTTGGTTCACCGCTGATGAGGCACAGGAGTATGGCTTTATCGACCAGGTAATCCGTACGAATTCGTATGGTGCGAGCACAAGTGGGTCCGACTCCTAGTGAAGACCGACCACGCCGGAGCGACGCCTGAGCCTTCTGGGTATCGGCGCGATCGGGAGTTGCCGATCCACCTAGTCCGTCCCTCGATGACGGTGCCTCAGCGGATCGCTAACATCTGGAGGTACCGTGACCTCCTAAAGGATCTTGTTGCCAAGGAGATCAAGGTCAAGTACAAGGATTCGGCTCTTGGGTTCATTTGGAGCCTTTTGAATCCGGCGATGTTTATCTTGATCTACTACATTGTCTTCCAGAAGATACTGAAGAATGGTATCCCGTTATTCGCTATCTACTTAGCGACCGGACTCTTAGCTTGGAACCTTTTCCAATCCGGCGTTCTCGGTGCGACTGGTTCAGTAGTTGGAAACAGTGGACTAGTCAAGAAGGTCGCCTTTCCTAGGGAGATTCTGGCACTCGCCTCAGTGGGCTCAGCCTTCATCTTCTTCCTCTTTCAAACGGTCGTATTGGCCATCTTTTTGGTCGTCTTTCGGGTTGCGCCGAGCCCGCGTTTCGTGTGGTTGGTTCCACTCGCTCTTCTTGGATTATTGATGTTCGCCTGCGCGTTAGCTGTGCTACTTTCAGGTGTCAACGTCTATCTGCGCGATATGCAGCACCTGATGGAGATCCTCCTCCAGGCATGGTTCTGGGCTACCCCGATCGTCTACCCGTTCATGGAACTCTCTAAGCAGTTGCGCGCACACGGGTTAACCTGGCTTTATCTTGCCAATCCAACGACCCCGGTCGCACTTACTTTCCAGAGGGCTTTTTATGTGAAGGCGAATCCGCTCGGGACGAATGGGACGATAGTGCACATTCTTCCTAACTATGGACCTATGTGGTATCTCGCTGTCCTTGGTACAATAATCGTTCTCAGTTTCATCTTCTTCCTGGTATCTGTCTATATTTTCGGTCGCCTGGAAGGGAACTTTGCGGAGGAGTTGTAGTGTCGACTGCAGTCGAGGTGGTGTCGGTCTCGAAGACGTTTCGGCTTTTTCAAGAGAAATACACCTCCTTAAAGGAAAAGGCAATTCACTTTGGGAAAGTACCTCACGAGGTATTTCCAGCCCTTACTGATATCAGCTTTGAGGTGCAACAAGGGGTTACTTTAGGATTGCTTGGGCACAATGGCTCTGGAAAGTCAACGCTGCTCAAGTGCCTTGCTGGCATCCTGACACCCTCAACAGGTGAGATTCGTATTCGTGGTCGCATAGCTGCAATGCTCGAACTTGGAGCTGGCTTTCACCCTGATCTATCTGGGCGTGCGAACATCTACTTGAACGCTGCCTTAATGGGTCTGTCGCGTAAGGAGGTCGACCAGCGCTTTGATGCAATTGTCGAGTTCTCTGAGCTAGGGCCGTTCATCGAGAACCAAGTGAAGTTTTACTCCTCAGGTATGTACGCACGTCTCGGTTTCGCGGTGGCGGTCAACATGGATCCAGACATCCTTCTGGTCGACGAGGTCCTCGCTGTCGGCGATGCTAACTTCCAGCTTAAGTGTCTGGCCAAGATTCGTGAGTTTCAGGAGGAGGGACGGACGATTATCTTCGTCTCCCACTCTCCCGATCTCGTTCGAGCGGTCTGTTCAACTGCTTTCGTCCTCGACCACGGACGTCTGGTCGGTCAAGGCCCAACGGCGGAGGCCGTTGCGCTGTTGCAAAAGTTCCAGCTTTCGGGGTCTGGTTTGAACCATGATCCGAGTACCGAGGATCATCGCCTAGAGGCGGCTATTAGCCGGGATATCCATTTGAACTCGTTGATGGTCAACGGCATGGATGCCGACCGTGGAGTGGAGTTAGCCGCCATGAGCCAGGTGGAGTTGGCGATCGCGATTGAGGATGTCGCATCGCTAGCGGGATCCTGTCATCTAGAGGTGCTTATCTACAACGCCTCTGGGATTGCTCTCATCCGCGCCCATACCCGGGAGATGGATATGGAGCCGGTGTTGATTCGTGGCAGCGTTGAGGCGGTCGTACAGTTTGGGTCGCTTGCGTTGGCGGTTGGCTCCTATTCGATGCAGGTGAATCTCTACCACCCTCAGAGTGGGATGATGATTGAGAGTCGACGCTGGGACAATGCGATCATGATAGTCGGCGGGCAAAAGGGCGTTGGTGGGGTTATCGCAGCTGAGGCGAACGTCTTTGTCAAAGAGGTTTCGAGTCGTAACTTTCTCTGAGTCGACTGCATGAGCGCACTGTATCGCTCCATTGCTGAGGACCTCGGAGATAGCCGGTGATTGGTTACCAGAATCGATCTAGACTCGGTCGATCTGGACTCGGGCGATTTGGTACTGTTCGCTCTCTGTTGAGACAGAGAGAATTATCAATCTGCTTGCTGTAAGATTCAAAAACCGATGCAAGGACCCCCGGCTGTGGATTCACTTGCGTATGTAACGGCGAGGGTCGCTCAATGTTCTTCAGAAGGCGACATAGCTAGCGTAGGACTGGATATACTCGAGTCACGTATCTGTGGACTGTCGAACGTCGGTCAACTAATAGAGGCGATGGAAACCTTGTGATGCAGTGCCAAGAGAGCAGTGCCAAGAGAGCAGTGCCAAGAGAGCAGTGCCAAGAGAGCAGTGCCAAGAGAGCAGTGCCAAGAGAGCAGAGCCAAGAGAGCAGAGCCAAGAGAGCAGAGCCCTGAGTAGTGCGGATGGCCGGGCCTTGTCTGGGCTA
The DNA window shown above is from Ferrimicrobium acidiphilum DSM 19497 and carries:
- a CDS encoding alpha-hydroxy acid oxidase, encoding MTVPWLARDLIAEAAGHLDEPVADYFFGAADRGRLMHRNYQSWQRFSIAPSYLSRPPRATSRTSFLGRHLDTPLVVAPIAFQSILDPAGEPGLAFAAGVAGFGYTISTRSSRRLSAISDAFELGQRIDAAEIDGLDEDHRILLESFAGQRHGELWLQVYQTKDHDFVGQLLDTGAEVGVKAAALTIDTPYLGARYRDSVHGFSPVDRLKEVLAVEDQDGPAFGDGFSSAAIAQAIELDVDGFIRDCEQRGIDPMFKGVLSTPDWGAMHKLVTLSSVTPWISNHGGRQSDLLPTTAEALSLLRGSLAGGECIVDGGIGDPTDAICALALGARVVAIGRPLMAAYALGGVRAATEYLIEFRHQLVRQLAILGYESPRQIDPRAVQLRLEQGRSSDV
- the murI gene encoding glutamate racemase; translation: MFEQASSDVTGGDSATEVIAVFDSGFGGLNILEALRDLLPFEHFIYLGDSKRSPYGDRDPSDVTQFSLEILRYLQANYRLKLVVVACNTASAIALERLKAESEVPIVGVIDAAVRAISRATQNSRVGVVGTVATIGSGVYQRRLAGQAVTAVACPGVVEYVEAGALDDPRLMELLQSLMGPIKEAEVDTLLLACTHYPYLGAQFREVLGEGVVLISSGEETAFEVRELLVDTEPTENNPEIRGKVEFLCTGSVVDFLEVGRRLFHGDLESVHHIEVGAQETTMVEQGASSWSQVGPREEKERVSGQAS
- the rph gene encoding ribonuclease PH; this translates as MAKRHDQRDPSQLREVAVTLDYTEMALASCLIEVGKTRVLCSVSAEDRVPPWLRGKGSGWVTAEYAMLPAATRERTPREAVRGKQGGRTVEIQRLIGRSLRSSVDLKRMGEIELVVDCDVIQADGGTRTASITGASLALRLALARLEKAGRVRAGVITSALAAVSVGIVDGQPVLDLDYPEDSSAEVDMNVVMNQKGEYVEIQGTAEGAPFSKVQLVDLLKLAESGIGQLLSLGDQILAEHAQ
- the rdgB gene encoding RdgB/HAM1 family non-canonical purine NTP pyrophosphatase, with the protein product MPVVVLGLVTSNQDKLAEIAAMLPKGFRVQRLDLGEVDETGASFEENAELKAIAGLMQSSVALGEDSGLEVEALHGAPGVYSKRYAETDVARVRRLLTELRDVEDRRARFVTVIAMAQRRGVTQFFRGEVEGRIAREPRGTHGFGYDPVFVPNEGDGRTFAQMTQEEKGSISHRGRALASLVANVDALVDLREE
- a CDS encoding ATP-dependent Clp protease proteolytic subunit, which gives rise to MDHTDLTAGSVADLKDAANADRGGDVYQQLLKERIVFLGSEVNQLTANAICAQLLLLAAEDADRDVSFIINSPGGSIYDGLAIYDTMQYVSCDVSTITIGMAASMGQFLLCAGAHGKRFALPHARILMHQPLAQMQGQAADIAIQAEQIMYLKRQLAERISFHTGQPVEKIQADSERDRWFTADEAQEYGFIDQVIRTNSYGASTSGSDS
- a CDS encoding ABC transporter permease, with amino-acid sequence MKTDHAGATPEPSGYRRDRELPIHLVRPSMTVPQRIANIWRYRDLLKDLVAKEIKVKYKDSALGFIWSLLNPAMFILIYYIVFQKILKNGIPLFAIYLATGLLAWNLFQSGVLGATGSVVGNSGLVKKVAFPREILALASVGSAFIFFLFQTVVLAIFLVVFRVAPSPRFVWLVPLALLGLLMFACALAVLLSGVNVYLRDMQHLMEILLQAWFWATPIVYPFMELSKQLRAHGLTWLYLANPTTPVALTFQRAFYVKANPLGTNGTIVHILPNYGPMWYLAVLGTIIVLSFIFFLVSVYIFGRLEGNFAEEL
- a CDS encoding ABC transporter ATP-binding protein, with the translated sequence MSTAVEVVSVSKTFRLFQEKYTSLKEKAIHFGKVPHEVFPALTDISFEVQQGVTLGLLGHNGSGKSTLLKCLAGILTPSTGEIRIRGRIAAMLELGAGFHPDLSGRANIYLNAALMGLSRKEVDQRFDAIVEFSELGPFIENQVKFYSSGMYARLGFAVAVNMDPDILLVDEVLAVGDANFQLKCLAKIREFQEEGRTIIFVSHSPDLVRAVCSTAFVLDHGRLVGQGPTAEAVALLQKFQLSGSGLNHDPSTEDHRLEAAISRDIHLNSLMVNGMDADRGVELAAMSQVELAIAIEDVASLAGSCHLEVLIYNASGIALIRAHTREMDMEPVLIRGSVEAVVQFGSLALAVGSYSMQVNLYHPQSGMMIESRRWDNAIMIVGGQKGVGGVIAAEANVFVKEVSSRNFL